ATCTGCAGCATCCGGTCGGCGAGCGTCGACTTGCCGTGGTCGATGTGGGCGATGATGCAGAAGTTGCGGATCACCGCCGGGTCCGTCCGGCTGGGCTCTGGCACGTTGCTGGGGGTCGCGGGCACCTTGGTCCGATTCTCCGTTGGTCCGGGGCCGGGGACGTCCGGATCATCGCTGACCGGCTTCCCGGGGGTGACCGGACTGTCGTCCGATCCATGGTTCCGTCCATCTTCCCACGAGCCCGGCGTGCCCTGCCGGTCAGCTCGCCTCCCGCCCCGCTCCCCCGGCTTCTCCCGCGCTTCGTCCCGTGCTTCTGCTGCTCTTCTTCCCGCGCTGCTTCCCGCGCTTCCGCGACCTTCCCGGGGCGGGCGGGATCGGCCAGGATGCCCTTCATGATCCTCGAAAGCGCGCTGCTCGACGTCCTGCCCGGCCGCGAGGAGGAGTTCCTCGCCGCCTTCGACCGGGCCCGTCCGCTGATCTCCGTCCAGCGCGGCTTCCGCTCGCTCGCGCTGCGGCGCTGCCTGGACGCGGGCCGGCGATCGCGGTTCCTGCTCCAGGTCGAGTGGGAGACGCTGGAGGACCACACCGAGGGGTTCCGCGGCTCCCCCGAGTACCAGGGGTGGCGGGCACTGCTGCACCCCTTCTACTCGCCCTTCCCGGAGGTCGAGCACTACGGCGAGCCGCTGCTGCGGGCGTAGCGGCGGCGGTACCGGCACCCGGGCGGGCCGTGGCCGCGCCGGCGGAGCGTCCCGGTTTGGGGGCGAACCCGGCCCCCTGGTAGCGTGG
The window above is part of the Kitasatospora sp. HUAS MG31 genome. Proteins encoded here:
- a CDS encoding antibiotic biosynthesis monooxygenase family protein; amino-acid sequence: MILESALLDVLPGREEEFLAAFDRARPLISVQRGFRSLALRRCLDAGRRSRFLLQVEWETLEDHTEGFRGSPEYQGWRALLHPFYSPFPEVEHYGEPLLRA